A single Anatilimnocola floriformis DNA region contains:
- a CDS encoding dockerin type I domain-containing protein: MSAASRKSTRFLAPKKARPTARKPQVRKAFFESLEGRAMMAFTPGDVFVGSILSPPALYEITGGGDFSAASPVANLGSQTFGQIAWSRDLNTAYIALFDNSSVVAVNSAGVVTPFATGLSGPTGLILTNDDRLLVSELTSGEVTDITVGGDFTSATPYASGLNNPRNMVQVPGGQILVGEDGSGEVTDLATGGDLSGATPFAAGLGSVTDIAQSSSGALYVSDRLGLRVLNISSGGNFTGSTPFATGLFFGGLTFDGAGRLLAAAINTPRIYDISAGGDFSGATPFANLPSGVNLDSLLDTVPANTPGTLTPALSGGNLVITDTDATGKNNAFSVSNNGAGSIVITDAVEKFASTGGIAGAVLSDGNKTLTVPVASIAGTQIIINGMAGNDTLTANVATALGKILTFNGGTPTVGPGDKLIVTGGSFATGTLNHTNASDGSVVLGPNTINYTGLEPVDVTGSTFTALIINLPDNAATGDDTELSFDGANLAVTSLNATHESDLIAVAGLASVTVNARAGDDTIRLDATMATFNKALVLNGDAGADKFVFESGIAAPGTITVNGGAGGATLDYSGFKVAAVDTAVDINLTATAANGFTGTVKVGATTVASFTAISGATGNSATTTDSLTGLNATSAWTIDEPANSKYVSTGTFNFTKFEKLNGGSGSDGFVVTNPSATAMTLAGGGGTNSLNLSAVANANVTLTNVDAAGADGIETTKSITFSDIKTLTGDGASSLTGTNSASTWVIDDGAANTYATDLTFSGFKTLTGGNGIDTFNVRNNSGAIAYSLNGGAGVDAFNFGNANSLAAISKNISVDGGADGATLTLNDQALATNINYSAGANTIGRDGSGIVSYSNVTNLTLNATNGTNTIKLTAVPAATGTKTFNGGTGDDTLDTAGIANNVIVTAPNATKGFDGTINGAGSFTGIEFFKGNNASTFVGDDEIATWTVNDSGTNTYISQSRTANISGFSTLQGGSKVDTFNVLDNSGTLAYTLKGGASLDAFNFGNANSLAAISKNITVDGETDSATLTLNDQAVATNINYTLGANTIGRDTGGAVTYSAVSNLTLNASNGSNNIKITAAPTATGTKLINGGTGNDVLDLSALAASKVTLTGLTVAPASTGFDGNVDSVASFTGVEEIKGSTAGATDELIGLNAAATWTINDATGNSYATTRTLKWSAFENLTGNAGIDTYKVQNNATSNTLTLDGKAGGDKFLIGDTVNKLAGLKNLNVIGGADAGDELTLNDQAEAGASNYNFTATDVTKVGGVAVSHNTVEKITLNASAGANAITVFDGAYNPATTIKLVDTTGASTLAVDDTADVANNTWTMSAAQVVRTAPTPTLTIDYSSQATITNLSLAGGSAVDNVTVSGTKIATSVSGNDGNDVFTVGGGDLDNFLGQLTINGGTHNLADTRTVFKGGATPGPADIVFNASSSSVAKGDTLTVNDAVQTGVTKYAVNNTTVSRTGAAKSVTYSSIELLNVLAGSGDSDVVINLPTAAPDLPFVVSVDGGNAAADNRVQIKGTDAADAITIGNGTAVETNRSQFEVTSVTRLWVEGGKNADVIHNRSTVPGLLDGGYAKSSAAIDPGNQDDVIASDAPSTTAFSPVLLGGDGLDFLYTTNGSAAGTTYLVGDYFVNNNVPLTSGSATKTSRLQIVGGTGQAGDRYVTNHTPAVNLRNRVLARLDTAANSYSGRFANLTADTIGSTLGVIEWLRGRLPLTVTAAGMAGELSKINQQIRLFTREPGSAAAPAFPNASYNPGGVSSGGSASGGEYIEEEEAVEPTTLVQNPFDAGDVNGDGRITAFDAIIIINDLNLHGARKLDNGGSTNEPLDFLDVNGDSSVSAFDAIIVINRLNSEGSSTYALPNPLDWFIAADAAEQAAADFAASLPADLPNSLSDDALLALLATYGDADDSE; encoded by the coding sequence ATGTCTGCAGCAAGCCGAAAGTCGACTCGTTTTCTTGCCCCCAAAAAAGCTCGGCCAACTGCTCGCAAGCCTCAGGTTCGCAAGGCTTTCTTCGAATCGCTCGAAGGTCGTGCGATGATGGCGTTCACGCCGGGGGATGTGTTTGTTGGCAGCATACTTAGTCCGCCCGCTTTGTACGAAATCACTGGTGGCGGAGATTTTTCGGCTGCAAGCCCCGTGGCTAATCTTGGCAGCCAGACGTTCGGACAAATCGCCTGGTCACGCGACTTGAACACGGCGTATATCGCATTGTTCGACAATAGTTCCGTTGTCGCCGTAAACTCTGCCGGCGTTGTCACCCCCTTTGCCACTGGTTTGTCAGGTCCCACGGGACTGATTCTGACCAATGACGACCGTCTACTCGTGTCCGAACTTACCTCGGGAGAGGTCACCGACATCACCGTGGGTGGCGACTTTACGAGCGCGACACCCTATGCATCAGGCCTGAATAATCCCCGAAACATGGTGCAGGTGCCTGGTGGGCAAATACTGGTTGGTGAAGACGGCAGCGGCGAGGTCACCGACTTGGCGACGGGCGGAGACTTGTCAGGTGCAACTCCATTTGCCGCTGGTCTCGGTAGCGTTACGGACATCGCGCAATCCAGCAGCGGCGCGCTTTACGTAAGCGACCGTTTGGGTTTAAGAGTCTTGAACATCAGCTCCGGCGGAAATTTCACGGGCTCCACTCCATTCGCTACCGGTCTTTTCTTCGGCGGTCTGACATTTGACGGCGCAGGCCGGTTGCTGGCGGCGGCCATCAACACTCCGCGAATTTACGACATTTCTGCAGGCGGGGATTTTTCTGGTGCGACTCCATTTGCAAACTTGCCAAGTGGCGTAAACCTGGATTCGCTACTGGATACCGTGCCTGCTAATACCCCTGGTACGTTGACCCCAGCGCTGAGCGGTGGCAACTTGGTGATCACCGATACGGACGCGACCGGTAAGAACAACGCCTTCTCAGTTTCCAATAACGGCGCGGGGAGCATCGTTATCACGGATGCGGTGGAGAAGTTCGCCAGCACCGGCGGCATCGCCGGCGCTGTGCTCAGCGATGGCAATAAAACGCTGACCGTGCCTGTTGCTTCGATCGCGGGAACGCAGATCATCATCAACGGCATGGCCGGCAACGACACGCTCACGGCCAATGTCGCCACCGCACTTGGCAAGATTCTGACGTTCAACGGCGGCACACCGACAGTCGGTCCTGGCGATAAGTTGATTGTCACCGGAGGTTCGTTTGCCACCGGCACGCTGAATCACACCAATGCCAGCGACGGCAGTGTGGTGCTGGGCCCGAACACGATCAATTACACCGGCCTGGAACCGGTCGATGTTACTGGCTCGACGTTCACCGCCCTGATCATCAATTTGCCGGACAACGCGGCGACCGGCGACGATACGGAGCTGAGCTTCGATGGTGCGAACCTCGCCGTGACGAGCCTGAATGCCACGCACGAATCCGATCTGATCGCGGTCGCGGGCTTGGCGTCCGTCACCGTGAACGCGCGGGCCGGTGACGACACGATCCGCCTCGATGCGACGATGGCGACCTTCAACAAAGCGCTCGTGCTCAATGGCGATGCGGGCGCCGACAAGTTTGTCTTCGAGAGTGGCATCGCGGCCCCGGGAACGATCACAGTCAATGGCGGCGCGGGCGGCGCTACGCTCGATTACAGCGGCTTCAAAGTCGCTGCTGTCGATACGGCCGTCGACATCAATCTGACGGCGACCGCCGCCAATGGTTTCACCGGAACGGTCAAGGTCGGCGCGACCACGGTTGCCTCGTTCACGGCGATCAGCGGAGCGACCGGCAATAGCGCCACGACCACCGACTCACTCACCGGTTTGAATGCGACGTCTGCGTGGACCATCGACGAACCGGCCAATAGCAAATACGTGTCGACCGGGACGTTCAATTTCACGAAGTTCGAAAAGCTGAACGGCGGCAGCGGCAGCGATGGTTTTGTGGTTACCAATCCCTCCGCCACGGCAATGACGCTGGCCGGCGGCGGTGGCACGAATAGCTTGAATTTGTCAGCCGTGGCGAATGCCAACGTGACGCTGACAAATGTCGATGCCGCGGGCGCCGATGGGATCGAGACAACCAAGAGCATCACTTTCAGCGACATCAAGACTCTGACGGGCGATGGAGCCAGTTCACTGACGGGTACGAACTCAGCGAGCACCTGGGTTATCGATGACGGCGCTGCAAATACCTACGCAACCGATCTGACTTTCTCCGGCTTCAAAACTCTGACCGGCGGCAATGGCATTGATACCTTCAACGTACGCAACAACAGCGGGGCAATTGCGTATTCACTCAATGGCGGCGCTGGCGTTGATGCATTCAACTTCGGAAATGCAAATTCGCTGGCCGCGATCAGCAAGAACATTTCCGTTGACGGCGGCGCTGATGGCGCAACGCTGACGTTGAACGATCAAGCTCTCGCGACAAACATCAACTACAGCGCTGGCGCGAATACGATCGGTCGCGATGGTAGTGGCATTGTTTCTTACTCGAACGTCACCAACCTCACGCTCAACGCGACCAACGGCACGAACACAATCAAGCTGACGGCCGTGCCGGCAGCGACCGGCACGAAGACTTTCAACGGCGGAACGGGCGATGACACGCTCGATACGGCGGGCATCGCCAATAACGTGATCGTCACCGCTCCAAATGCGACCAAGGGTTTTGACGGCACGATCAACGGCGCGGGGTCGTTCACTGGCATCGAGTTCTTCAAGGGAAACAACGCCAGCACCTTTGTGGGTGACGACGAAATTGCTACCTGGACGGTGAACGACAGCGGGACGAACACCTACATCTCGCAATCGCGCACGGCGAATATCAGCGGCTTTAGCACGTTGCAAGGCGGCTCGAAGGTCGACACGTTCAACGTGCTCGATAATAGCGGCACGCTCGCCTACACGCTCAAGGGCGGTGCTAGTCTCGATGCCTTCAACTTCGGCAATGCCAATTCGCTGGCCGCGATCAGCAAGAACATTACCGTCGATGGCGAAACCGATAGCGCGACGCTCACACTGAATGACCAGGCCGTTGCGACGAACATCAATTACACGCTCGGCGCGAACACGATCGGCCGCGATACCGGCGGCGCTGTGACTTACTCGGCGGTCAGCAATCTGACCTTGAATGCGAGTAATGGCTCGAACAACATCAAGATCACCGCCGCGCCGACGGCGACTGGCACGAAGTTGATCAACGGCGGCACCGGAAACGACGTGCTCGATCTGTCGGCGCTGGCCGCATCGAAGGTAACGCTCACTGGCTTGACTGTTGCGCCGGCTTCGACGGGTTTCGATGGCAACGTCGATAGCGTCGCGAGCTTCACTGGCGTGGAAGAAATAAAGGGAAGCACTGCAGGCGCCACCGACGAATTGATCGGCCTGAATGCTGCTGCGACGTGGACCATCAACGATGCGACCGGCAATTCTTACGCGACGACGCGCACACTGAAGTGGTCGGCCTTTGAAAACCTGACCGGCAACGCCGGCATCGATACCTACAAGGTGCAGAACAACGCCACGAGCAACACGCTGACGCTAGACGGGAAAGCCGGGGGCGACAAGTTCCTGATTGGTGACACGGTCAATAAGCTCGCGGGCCTCAAGAATCTCAATGTCATCGGCGGCGCCGATGCTGGTGATGAACTAACTCTCAACGACCAAGCCGAGGCGGGCGCGAGTAACTACAACTTCACCGCGACCGACGTGACCAAGGTCGGCGGCGTTGCGGTTTCGCACAATACGGTGGAGAAGATCACGCTCAATGCGAGTGCCGGCGCGAATGCGATTACGGTGTTCGACGGTGCTTACAACCCTGCCACCACGATCAAGCTCGTCGATACCACCGGCGCGAGCACACTGGCTGTCGACGATACTGCTGACGTAGCGAACAACACTTGGACCATGTCCGCAGCGCAAGTCGTGCGTACCGCGCCGACACCTACGCTGACGATTGATTACAGCAGCCAGGCGACGATCACCAATTTGAGTCTGGCCGGTGGTTCCGCCGTCGATAACGTCACGGTAAGCGGGACTAAAATCGCGACCAGCGTCAGCGGCAACGACGGCAACGATGTCTTCACCGTCGGCGGTGGCGATCTCGATAATTTCCTTGGTCAACTGACGATCAATGGCGGCACGCACAACCTGGCCGACACCCGCACGGTCTTCAAAGGTGGAGCTACTCCGGGGCCCGCCGACATCGTCTTCAATGCGAGTTCTTCGTCCGTCGCCAAGGGCGATACGCTGACGGTTAACGATGCGGTGCAAACCGGCGTGACGAAATATGCAGTCAACAATACGACGGTCAGCCGAACTGGCGCGGCGAAGTCGGTGACTTATTCGAGTATCGAACTTCTCAATGTCCTGGCTGGCTCCGGCGATAGCGACGTCGTCATCAATCTGCCGACGGCTGCGCCCGATCTGCCGTTTGTGGTGTCGGTCGATGGCGGCAACGCGGCGGCTGACAATCGCGTGCAAATCAAGGGAACCGACGCGGCCGATGCTATCACGATCGGCAACGGCACGGCGGTCGAGACCAATCGTTCGCAGTTCGAAGTGACGAGCGTCACGCGGCTGTGGGTCGAAGGTGGCAAGAACGCCGACGTCATTCACAATCGCAGCACCGTGCCGGGCTTGCTCGACGGCGGTTATGCGAAGTCTTCGGCGGCCATCGATCCTGGTAACCAGGACGACGTGATTGCCTCCGATGCTCCGAGCACGACGGCCTTCAGCCCGGTGCTGCTCGGCGGCGATGGCCTCGACTTCCTCTACACGACAAACGGCAGTGCGGCTGGCACGACTTATCTCGTCGGCGATTACTTCGTCAACAACAACGTTCCGCTGACTTCTGGCAGTGCGACGAAGACCTCGCGGCTGCAAATTGTCGGGGGCACAGGCCAAGCTGGCGATCGATACGTGACGAATCACACGCCGGCCGTGAACTTGCGCAACCGTGTTCTCGCTCGACTCGATACGGCGGCCAATAGCTACAGCGGCCGGTTTGCCAATCTCACGGCCGATACGATCGGCAGTACGCTGGGGGTGATCGAATGGCTCCGCGGCCGGTTGCCGCTGACGGTCACAGCGGCTGGTATGGCAGGTGAACTGAGCAAGATCAATCAGCAGATTCGGTTATTCACGCGCGAACCAGGTTCAGCCGCAGCGCCAGCGTTCCCGAATGCTTCATACAACCCTGGTGGTGTTTCGAGCGGCGGCTCGGCCAGTGGTGGTGAATATATCGAGGAAGAAGAGGCAGTCGAGCCGACGACTCTGGTGCAGAATCCGTTCGATGCCGGCGACGTGAACGGCGACGGCCGGATCACGGCCTTCGATGCGATCATCATCATCAACGACCTGAACCTGCACGGCGCGCGGAAGCTCGATAACGGTGGCAGTACAAATGAGCCGCTCGACTTCCTCGACGTTAACGGCGACTCATCGGTCTCGGCCTTCGATGCGATCATCGTGATCAACCGTCTCAACTCGGAAGGCAGCTCGACCTATGCGTTGCCGAACCCGCTCGACTGGTTCATCGCCGCCGACGCTGCGGAACAAGCGGCAGCCGATTTCGCCGCGAGCCTGCCGGCTGACTTACCGAATAGTTTGAGCGACGATGCGCTCCTCGCGCTGCTGGCTACATATGGTGATGCTGACGATTCGGAGTAG
- a CDS encoding glutathione peroxidase has translation MSNWKALLLTGVVAACVSSVYAADKAPALNYKVKNIAGKEVDLSQYKGKVLLVVNVASRCGLTGQYKELEALHEKYGDKGLAVMGFPCNQFGKQEPGSEADIAEFCSKTYAVKFDMFSKLNVNTVEKDGAVIEEADPFYKYLTSVATEPAKPGKITWNFEKFVIGKNGEVVARFAPRTAPDAPEVIKVLEAELAK, from the coding sequence ATGTCGAATTGGAAGGCATTGTTGCTCACAGGTGTCGTGGCCGCCTGCGTCAGCTCGGTTTACGCCGCGGATAAGGCCCCTGCTTTGAATTACAAAGTCAAGAACATCGCCGGCAAAGAAGTCGACCTGTCGCAATACAAGGGCAAGGTGCTGCTGGTGGTGAATGTCGCCAGCCGCTGCGGCCTGACCGGTCAATACAAAGAGCTCGAAGCCTTGCACGAAAAGTACGGCGACAAGGGCCTAGCCGTGATGGGCTTCCCCTGCAATCAGTTCGGCAAGCAAGAACCCGGCAGCGAAGCCGACATCGCCGAGTTTTGCAGCAAGACCTACGCCGTGAAGTTCGACATGTTCTCGAAGCTGAACGTCAACACGGTCGAGAAGGACGGCGCGGTCATCGAAGAAGCCGATCCCTTCTACAAGTATCTGACCTCGGTCGCCACCGAACCGGCCAAGCCGGGCAAGATCACTTGGAACTTTGAGAAGTTCGTGATCGGCAAGAACGGCGAAGTCGTCGCCCGCTTTGCCCCGCGCACCGCTCCCGATGCTCCGGAAGTGATCAAGGTACTCGAAGCGGAATTGGCCAAGTGA
- a CDS encoding DUF6268 family outer membrane beta-barrel protein produces MRYLRILSFAGIAAAIVWANFWISELHAQQEIVRRPPPGLAGVQLGTEARKFQQSSQLQPYAVPGEIQLATQMEQPELLPPPDGVVMPGQPFLYDALNQPAEVIGPGQEFNSDGTVKLSPYKKGFFQKLCLSADWLGGGSDPKDLGITEIESSLTVALPAPIREWPLFIMPGYNLYLMQDPGGLRDMPSQLHTVYLDFTWAPQFFDRHRLLLTVAPSLYTDFQVSTSDAFRLTGKALYVWDAQPDRLQFVAGVLYLNRDNIRLLPAGGAIWKPTPDYNFELIFPKPKLGMRVNVDNGYEDWLYIAGEFGGNTWAIERDSGADDKVTWSDWRLLGGYERRLDGGAGYRLEAGYVFNRKVEYASAVGDYNPRPTFIVRGGISF; encoded by the coding sequence ATGCGGTACCTCCGAATCCTTTCCTTCGCGGGGATTGCCGCGGCCATTGTCTGGGCAAATTTCTGGATAAGCGAACTGCACGCTCAGCAGGAAATCGTGCGTCGGCCGCCACCGGGACTCGCTGGCGTGCAACTCGGCACCGAGGCTCGAAAGTTTCAGCAATCGAGCCAATTGCAGCCCTATGCGGTGCCGGGAGAAATTCAGCTCGCCACGCAAATGGAACAGCCTGAGCTGCTGCCACCGCCCGATGGCGTCGTGATGCCCGGTCAGCCGTTCTTGTATGACGCGCTGAATCAGCCAGCCGAAGTCATCGGCCCTGGACAGGAATTCAACAGCGATGGCACGGTCAAGTTGAGTCCGTACAAGAAGGGCTTTTTCCAAAAGCTCTGCCTCTCTGCCGATTGGCTCGGTGGCGGCAGTGATCCCAAAGACCTGGGCATCACCGAAATTGAGTCGTCACTCACCGTCGCCTTGCCCGCGCCAATTCGCGAATGGCCGCTGTTCATCATGCCGGGCTACAACTTGTACTTGATGCAGGATCCCGGCGGCCTGCGCGACATGCCGTCGCAGTTGCACACAGTTTATCTCGACTTCACCTGGGCGCCGCAGTTCTTTGATCGTCATCGGTTGCTTCTCACCGTAGCGCCGAGCTTGTACACCGATTTTCAAGTTTCCACTTCGGACGCCTTTCGCCTTACCGGCAAGGCGCTCTACGTCTGGGATGCTCAGCCAGACCGACTGCAGTTCGTAGCCGGCGTGCTATATCTCAATCGCGACAACATTCGTTTGCTCCCTGCCGGCGGCGCTATTTGGAAGCCGACGCCGGACTACAACTTTGAGTTGATTTTCCCCAAGCCGAAGCTCGGCATGCGCGTGAATGTCGACAACGGCTACGAAGACTGGCTCTACATCGCCGGAGAGTTCGGCGGCAATACTTGGGCAATCGAGCGAGATAGCGGAGCTGATGACAAAGTCACCTGGTCCGACTGGCGATTGCTCGGTGGATACGAGCGCCGCCTCGATGGCGGCGCTGGTTATCG